Proteins encoded by one window of Halorubrum ruber:
- a CDS encoding type 1 glutamine amidotransferase: MILVLDNAVDGGYMADEIVHFLPDARAYRYPHEDGDPSLDDVDGVVTGGSEVGVYDEPDQPWIAAQKRFARRLVAEGVPTLGICFGHQILNAALGGEVVDSGTSRLQLRDAELDADEPLFDGVEPSVPVLHSDVVTELGDGMEVIGRADYYEYFATRHRDRPVWSVQYHPEFTPRIADEYDDWEAADDAFEDSTATRTLANFADLVESSANES, from the coding sequence ATGATATTGGTACTTGATAACGCGGTCGACGGCGGCTACATGGCCGACGAGATCGTCCACTTCCTCCCCGACGCCCGCGCGTACCGCTACCCGCACGAGGACGGCGACCCGAGCCTCGACGACGTGGACGGCGTCGTCACCGGCGGCAGCGAGGTCGGCGTGTACGACGAGCCCGACCAGCCGTGGATCGCGGCCCAGAAGCGGTTCGCGCGTCGGCTCGTCGCGGAGGGCGTCCCGACGCTCGGCATCTGTTTCGGCCATCAGATTCTGAACGCCGCCCTCGGCGGCGAGGTCGTAGACAGCGGGACGTCCCGCCTCCAGCTTCGCGACGCCGAACTCGACGCCGACGAGCCGCTGTTCGACGGCGTCGAACCGAGCGTGCCCGTCCTTCACTCCGACGTCGTGACGGAGCTCGGCGACGGGATGGAGGTCATCGGGCGGGCGGACTACTACGAGTACTTCGCGACTCGACACCGCGACCGGCCGGTCTGGTCGGTCCAGTACCACCCCGAATTCACTCCTCGGATCGCGGACGAGTACGACGACTGGGAGGCGGCCGACGACGCCTTCGAGGACTCCACCGCCACCCGAACGCTCGCCAACTTCGCGGACCTCGTCGAGTCGTCCGCGAACGAATCGTAG
- a CDS encoding EamA family transporter, producing the protein MDATATTYLPYALLAMGAYALVSPLMRVATTGPNAIPSDVAVVVSNTLLVAMAVGVIAYTGQGFTTHLASPKLAHVLAAGVFLGIGILALYRSLSLGPVSVVTPIFAMFLVFSSVIGFLFLGESFTARKGLGIVFAAAAVYLVSGA; encoded by the coding sequence ATGGACGCCACGGCCACGACCTATCTCCCGTACGCGCTGCTCGCGATGGGCGCGTACGCGCTCGTCTCCCCGCTGATGCGCGTCGCCACGACCGGTCCGAACGCGATCCCGAGCGACGTCGCCGTCGTCGTCTCGAACACGCTGCTCGTCGCCATGGCGGTCGGCGTGATCGCCTACACCGGGCAGGGCTTTACGACACACCTCGCGTCGCCGAAGCTGGCGCACGTGCTCGCGGCGGGCGTGTTCCTCGGGATCGGCATCCTCGCCCTCTACCGGTCGCTCTCTCTCGGCCCGGTGAGCGTCGTGACGCCCATCTTCGCGATGTTCCTCGTCTTCTCGTCGGTGATCGGCTTCCTGTTCCTCGGCGAGTCGTTCACGGCTCGGAAGGGGCTCGGGATCGTCTTCGCCGCCGCGGCCGTCTACCTCGTCTCCGGCGCCTGA
- a CDS encoding Rieske (2Fe-2S) protein, whose translation MSGYRLTAVETVREEGSWAFTAREGDEDREVFLVPCADEPDGGAGTGEDQPVRAWINRCTHEDQRLHREGVGAVTRGGSVVCPKHGSAFDTCEGSCDNGEAAGTTLRSIDVEVRDGAVFLIDDDLTYLYEGLPDDDGDDQGPASSSHLTF comes from the coding sequence GTGAGCGGGTACCGACTGACGGCCGTCGAGACGGTGCGCGAGGAGGGGTCGTGGGCGTTCACGGCCCGCGAGGGCGACGAAGACCGTGAGGTGTTCCTCGTGCCGTGCGCCGACGAGCCGGATGGGGGTGCGGGGACCGGCGAGGACCAGCCGGTCCGCGCGTGGATCAACCGGTGTACCCACGAGGACCAGCGCCTCCACCGCGAGGGTGTGGGCGCCGTGACGCGCGGCGGCTCCGTCGTCTGCCCGAAGCACGGCTCGGCGTTCGATACGTGCGAGGGCTCCTGTGACAACGGCGAGGCCGCGGGCACGACGCTCCGCTCGATCGACGTCGAGGTGCGCGACGGCGCGGTGTTTCTGATCGATGACGACCTCACGTACCTCTACGAGGGGCTCCCGGACGACGACGGCGACGACCAGGGGCCGGCTTCGAGTTCGCACCTGACGTTCTGA
- a CDS encoding SufS family cysteine desulfurase: protein MSFDAEAVRSDFPVLDRRVNGHPLTYLDNAATTHTPRQVYDVFEEFYAGYNANVHRGIHELSHEASLAYEEAHDRVADFLGADGREEVVFTKNTTESINLVAYGLSRNLGEADEIVATEMDHHASLVTWQQIAKRTGATVRHIPVTADGHLDMDAACDLVTDDTAVVSVPHVSNVLGTVNPVADLAALAHDHDAYAVVDGAQSAPTRPVDVGEIDADFFAFSGHKLAGPTGIGGLYGKREILAELDPFLFGGEMIRNVTLTDSTWNELPWKFEAGTPPIAEGIALGAAVDYLEELGMDAVRDHENELAQYLLRELADREFVRTYGPGVGEERTGLVSFNVEGVHGHDLSSLLNDRGIAIRAGDHCTQPLHDRLDIPGSARASFYVYNTRADVDRLLDVVDSARDDLDAYLASDRYHDLVSEHYHHPRNPGALTDPTFVKSSEETTCGDDGEFHVAIADGRIEEIAFESRSCAVSRAVASLLSEHLEGMSVEAVADLDGYVARELDGQYPDLRRECVEGPEDVIREAAREYVQKNSA, encoded by the coding sequence ATGAGTTTCGATGCCGAAGCGGTACGTTCGGACTTCCCCGTGCTCGACCGACGCGTGAACGGGCACCCGCTCACCTACCTCGACAACGCCGCGACCACGCACACGCCCCGCCAAGTGTACGACGTCTTCGAGGAGTTCTACGCGGGGTACAACGCGAACGTTCACCGGGGGATCCACGAGCTCAGCCACGAGGCCTCGCTCGCCTACGAGGAGGCACACGACCGCGTCGCCGACTTCCTCGGCGCGGACGGCCGCGAGGAGGTCGTCTTCACCAAGAACACCACCGAGAGCATCAACCTCGTCGCGTACGGTCTCTCCCGGAACCTCGGCGAGGCCGACGAGATCGTCGCGACGGAGATGGACCACCACGCCTCGCTGGTCACCTGGCAGCAGATCGCCAAGCGCACGGGCGCGACCGTCCGGCACATCCCCGTCACGGCCGACGGCCACCTCGACATGGACGCCGCCTGCGACCTCGTCACCGACGACACCGCGGTCGTCTCTGTGCCCCACGTCTCGAACGTGCTCGGGACGGTCAACCCCGTCGCGGACCTCGCGGCCCTCGCGCACGACCACGACGCGTACGCAGTCGTCGACGGCGCCCAGTCCGCTCCGACGCGGCCCGTCGACGTGGGGGAGATTGACGCGGACTTCTTCGCGTTCAGCGGCCACAAGCTCGCCGGACCCACCGGGATCGGGGGGCTGTACGGGAAACGCGAGATCTTAGCGGAGCTCGACCCGTTCCTGTTCGGCGGAGAGATGATCCGGAACGTCACGCTCACCGATTCGACCTGGAACGAACTTCCCTGGAAGTTCGAGGCCGGCACGCCGCCGATCGCGGAGGGAATCGCGCTCGGCGCGGCCGTCGACTATCTCGAGGAACTGGGAATGGACGCCGTCCGCGACCACGAGAACGAGCTCGCGCAGTACCTCCTCCGAGAACTCGCCGACCGAGAGTTCGTCCGGACGTACGGTCCCGGCGTCGGCGAGGAGCGCACCGGCCTCGTCTCGTTCAACGTCGAGGGCGTCCACGGCCACGACCTCTCCAGCCTCCTCAACGATCGAGGCATCGCCATCCGGGCCGGCGACCACTGTACGCAGCCGCTCCACGATCGGCTCGACATCCCCGGCTCCGCGCGGGCGTCCTTTTACGTCTACAACACCCGCGCGGACGTCGACCGCCTCCTCGACGTCGTCGACTCCGCGCGCGACGATCTGGACGCGTACCTCGCCTCCGACCGCTACCACGATCTCGTCAGCGAGCACTACCACCACCCCCGTAACCCGGGTGCCCTCACCGATCCGACGTTCGTGAAGTCATCCGAGGAGACGACCTGCGGCGACGACGGCGAGTTCCACGTCGCGATCGCCGACGGCCGCATCGAGGAGATCGCCTTCGAGAGCCGGAGCTGTGCGGTCAGCCGCGCCGTCGCCAGCCTCCTTTCAGAGCATCTCGAAGGCATGTCGGTCGAGGCGGTCGCCGACCTCGACGGGTACGTCGCCCGCGAGCTCGACGGGCAGTACCCCGACCTCCGACGCGAGTGCGTCGAAGGCCCGGAGGACGTCATCCGAGAGGCGGCCCGGGAGTACGTCCAGAAAAACAGCGCGTAG
- a CDS encoding amidohydrolase, translated as MSALESDEYRAFRRDLHRHPEPAWREFYTTARIVEELRERDLTALHLGPDALATDERLNVPDDEELAEWEAQAREAGADPEILDQLSGGYTGCVAVVERGDGPVVGLRVDIDGLPITESESGDHVPVGEGFRSEHEGFMHACGHDAHATMGLGALDAVLDSDFSGTLKVFFQPGEEQIVGGKPMAESGHLDDVDYLYAVHVGLDHPSGEVVCGIEGFLAVRHFLAEFSGEPAHAGARPEQGRNTVQAMAAAIQNLYAIPRHADGPTRVNAGLVGGGTATNIIPEESYIEGEVRGQTTELAEYMSDHADRVLDSAAEMHDCEVDVSTLGEAPSATSDDALAELVGESASDVAGVTNIVDSDELGGSEDATYLMNYVQEQGGLACYLGVGTDHPGGHHTTNFDVVEDDIAIGIDVIAGAIRRVAETRP; from the coding sequence ATGAGCGCTCTCGAAAGCGACGAGTACCGCGCGTTCCGCCGCGACCTCCACCGCCACCCGGAGCCCGCGTGGCGCGAGTTCTACACCACCGCCCGCATCGTCGAGGAGCTACGCGAGCGGGACCTGACGGCGCTTCACCTCGGGCCCGACGCGCTGGCGACCGACGAGCGCCTGAACGTCCCCGACGACGAGGAGTTGGCGGAGTGGGAAGCGCAGGCCCGCGAGGCGGGCGCCGACCCCGAAATTCTCGACCAGCTCTCGGGCGGCTACACCGGCTGCGTCGCGGTCGTCGAGCGCGGCGACGGCCCCGTGGTCGGCCTGCGCGTCGACATCGACGGCCTCCCGATCACGGAGTCGGAGTCCGGCGACCACGTCCCGGTCGGGGAGGGGTTCCGCTCCGAACACGAGGGGTTCATGCACGCCTGCGGCCACGACGCCCACGCGACGATGGGGCTCGGCGCGCTCGACGCCGTCCTCGACTCCGACTTCTCCGGGACGCTGAAGGTGTTCTTCCAGCCGGGCGAAGAGCAGATCGTCGGCGGCAAGCCGATGGCCGAGTCGGGCCACCTCGACGACGTCGACTACCTCTACGCGGTCCACGTCGGCCTCGACCACCCCTCCGGCGAGGTCGTCTGCGGCATCGAGGGGTTCCTCGCGGTGCGGCACTTCCTCGCGGAGTTCTCCGGCGAGCCCGCGCACGCCGGCGCGCGCCCCGAGCAGGGCCGGAACACGGTCCAGGCGATGGCAGCCGCGATCCAGAACCTCTACGCGATCCCGAGACACGCCGACGGCCCCACGCGGGTGAACGCCGGGCTCGTCGGTGGCGGCACCGCGACGAACATCATCCCCGAGGAGTCGTACATCGAGGGCGAGGTGCGCGGGCAGACGACCGAGCTCGCGGAGTACATGTCCGACCACGCCGACCGGGTCCTCGACTCCGCAGCGGAGATGCACGACTGCGAGGTCGACGTGTCGACGCTCGGGGAGGCGCCCAGCGCGACGAGTGACGACGCGCTCGCCGAACTCGTCGGTGAGTCCGCGAGCGACGTGGCGGGCGTCACGAACATCGTCGACAGCGACGAGCTCGGCGGCTCCGAGGACGCCACCTACCTGATGAACTACGTCCAAGAGCAGGGCGGGCTCGCCTGCTACCTCGGCGTCGGCACCGACCACCCCGGCGGTCACCACACGACCAACTTCGACGTTGTGGAGGACGACATCGCGATCGGCATTGACGTGATCGCCGGCGCGATCCGGCGCGTCGCCGAGACGCGGCCGTAG
- a CDS encoding geranylgeranyl reductase family protein, translating into MDIDEYDVVVAGAGTAGCYAAATIANEGLDVVIVERKDAEEAGHIACGDALKGADAFPEAIPKDRLEPAFTNTGVDHGRFEIPQEDTVLEIPVPGELAVIDRWEYGRQIIAGAEDAGVDFHYDTVINDVLQDETGRVTGLHAVRKGEPRTYAADVVIDGAGSLSLLQDKADFEGTTFDTNVRYSQFCSAYREIVDVPEPVEWDDALVFKATDRAAGYLWYFPRTATEINAGLGFQMTEEPMQLVESLKQDLRDRPEFEGAEVRDKLGAALPTRRPYDSAVAPGYMAVGDAAGHVNPTTGGGIAGAAYAGKYAGEQAVKAISDGDVSEENLWRYNARVMDHFGGRYAGLDVYNVLSTAVDVDDLMGLLASLPGEKLAEALYEGSTSMSFGLKLKAAVKSFGYWGTIRNFYQTKSLADELIGHYDEYPTSPAAMANWTRERDDIMDRVYETTGADAKY; encoded by the coding sequence ATGGATATCGACGAGTACGACGTCGTCGTGGCGGGCGCCGGCACCGCCGGCTGCTACGCCGCCGCGACGATCGCGAACGAGGGGCTCGACGTCGTCATCGTCGAGCGGAAGGACGCTGAGGAGGCCGGCCACATCGCCTGCGGCGACGCTCTGAAGGGGGCCGACGCCTTCCCCGAGGCGATCCCCAAAGACCGGCTGGAGCCGGCGTTCACGAACACCGGCGTCGACCACGGCCGCTTCGAGATCCCGCAGGAGGACACGGTCTTGGAGATCCCCGTGCCCGGCGAGCTCGCCGTCATCGACCGCTGGGAGTACGGCCGTCAGATTATCGCCGGCGCCGAGGACGCTGGCGTCGACTTCCACTACGACACCGTCATCAACGACGTGTTACAGGACGAGACCGGCCGCGTCACGGGGCTCCACGCGGTGCGGAAGGGCGAGCCGCGGACGTACGCGGCGGACGTCGTGATCGACGGCGCCGGGTCGCTCTCGCTGCTCCAGGACAAGGCCGACTTCGAGGGGACCACCTTCGACACGAACGTCCGGTACTCGCAGTTCTGCTCGGCGTACCGCGAGATCGTCGACGTGCCGGAGCCGGTCGAGTGGGACGACGCCCTCGTGTTCAAGGCGACCGACCGCGCGGCGGGGTACCTCTGGTACTTCCCGCGGACGGCGACGGAGATCAATGCCGGGCTCGGCTTCCAGATGACCGAGGAGCCGATGCAGCTCGTCGAGTCGCTGAAGCAGGACCTCCGGGACCGCCCCGAGTTCGAGGGCGCGGAGGTGCGCGACAAGCTCGGCGCCGCGCTGCCGACGCGCCGCCCGTACGACTCCGCGGTCGCGCCGGGATACATGGCGGTCGGCGACGCCGCCGGCCACGTGAACCCGACCACCGGCGGCGGCATCGCCGGCGCGGCGTACGCGGGCAAGTACGCCGGCGAGCAGGCGGTGAAGGCGATCTCCGACGGCGACGTCAGCGAGGAGAACCTCTGGCGGTACAACGCCCGCGTGATGGACCACTTCGGCGGGCGCTACGCCGGCCTCGACGTGTACAACGTCCTCTCGACCGCGGTCGACGTCGACGACCTGATGGGCCTGCTGGCGTCGCTGCCGGGCGAGAAGCTCGCGGAGGCGCTGTACGAGGGGTCGACCTCGATGTCATTCGGGCTGAAGCTGAAGGCCGCGGTCAAGTCGTTCGGCTACTGGGGGACGATCCGGAACTTCTACCAGACGAAGTCGCTGGCGGACGAGCTGATCGGCCACTACGACGAGTACCCGACGAGCCCCGCCGCGATGGCGAACTGGACCCGCGAGCGCGACGACATCATGGACCGCGTGTACGAGACGACCGGCGCCGACGCGAAGTACTGA
- a CDS encoding pyridoxamine 5'-phosphate oxidase family protein, with protein MDPTGPWDRDRVDEFLADACVPVRLGCRTPSDRPWIVSLWFAWDPDAGTGPDAETGSGDSVGAIRCATSASADLVEFVEHDDEVSFDVSTNDPPYKGVRGRGRATVRPDDDKRLLRSLLTKYLGGTDNATADRLLRPERDEVEIRIDPERLHAWDYSERMGPAEE; from the coding sequence ATGGACCCGACCGGCCCGTGGGACCGCGACCGCGTCGACGAGTTCCTCGCCGACGCGTGCGTCCCGGTCCGCCTCGGCTGCCGCACGCCGAGCGACCGCCCGTGGATCGTCTCGCTGTGGTTCGCGTGGGACCCGGACGCGGGGACCGGGCCCGACGCCGAAACCGGTTCCGGCGACTCCGTCGGCGCGATCCGCTGCGCGACGAGCGCGAGCGCGGACCTCGTCGAGTTCGTCGAACACGACGACGAGGTCTCCTTCGACGTGTCGACGAACGACCCGCCGTACAAGGGGGTCCGCGGCCGTGGCCGCGCGACGGTCCGCCCGGACGACGACAAGCGCCTCCTCCGGTCGCTCCTGACCAAGTACCTCGGCGGGACCGACAACGCGACCGCGGACCGGCTCCTGCGGCCCGAACGCGACGAGGTGGAGATCCGGATCGATCCCGAGCGGCTCCACGCGTGGGACTACTCGGAGCGGATGGGGCCGGCAGAGGAGTGA
- a CDS encoding universal stress protein yields MNDELFERILIPIAGPDDAEATARAVRPHLDPGTTLIVTHVTRGESGETTIKTGRDEFAGATYDTFFDILYRDDLEFEWLTLEAQEVAAGLIDAVGMTEATLVAFTPRDIDSWKRTITGDPGGRLIREADVPVMVFPDRRA; encoded by the coding sequence GTGAACGACGAGCTATTCGAGCGGATCCTGATACCGATCGCGGGCCCCGACGACGCCGAGGCCACGGCTCGGGCGGTTCGACCGCATCTCGACCCGGGCACGACGCTCATCGTGACGCACGTGACGCGGGGCGAGAGCGGCGAGACGACGATCAAGACGGGTCGAGACGAGTTCGCGGGAGCGACCTATGATACTTTTTTCGACATCCTCTACCGAGACGACCTCGAGTTCGAGTGGCTGACGCTCGAGGCGCAGGAGGTCGCGGCGGGTCTCATCGACGCGGTCGGCATGACCGAGGCGACGCTCGTCGCCTTCACTCCCAGAGACATCGACAGCTGGAAACGGACGATCACCGGTGACCCCGGCGGCCGCCTCATCCGAGAGGCGGACGTTCCGGTGATGGTCTTCCCGGACCGGCGCGCGTGA
- a CDS encoding MATE family efflux transporter, protein MSRLPSSLRTLISYVADLPNPFRLLILYIGFALARVGLIDRHRVVRTTDLAWPRIVTGIARMSKNAVDVAMVGVAVGTSAVAGVGFAGPYWGLAFALGGGVAGGTIALVSQRYSAEAFVELGDAVRSSVLLVIAISVPVSGAFWLYAPAFIDVLSSNEAAIAYGADYLRVVGLGVPFAALNLVGSRVLVGCDDAYTAMQVRAGGALANIVLSALFIFGFGWGVEGAAVGTVLSNVLAVAGFTVGLVRGSAPLVGEFPVEIDPAGSYLNPGMLRDLVEIGVPVGARNLVWTAAEFPMLAILDVFGENTVAAFVIARRIWGIMNTPGWGFGLASSSLVGQELGVERPDEAEAYARDIIRFSVATYAVSAVLIATFATDIVSLFAQSPTSPEIPIAVDLVYAACAAVIFQGVSGGAAGPLDAAGDTKIPFASQFLGMFCVSIPLAYVGAHSSTPAIDLPLVGVTIPEVALPAIGLWGLYLAFMAETTIPAAINYLRFRSGKWKKISEAYRPEATADD, encoded by the coding sequence GTGTCTCGCCTCCCGAGCTCCCTGCGCACGCTGATCTCATACGTCGCCGACCTCCCGAACCCGTTCCGCCTGCTAATCTTATACATCGGCTTCGCCCTCGCGAGGGTCGGGCTGATCGACCGCCACCGCGTGGTCCGGACCACCGACCTCGCGTGGCCGCGGATCGTGACCGGGATCGCCCGGATGTCGAAGAACGCGGTCGACGTCGCGATGGTCGGCGTCGCGGTCGGTACCAGCGCTGTCGCCGGGGTCGGCTTCGCGGGGCCGTACTGGGGGCTCGCGTTCGCGCTCGGCGGCGGCGTCGCCGGCGGCACCATCGCCCTCGTCTCCCAGCGGTACAGCGCCGAGGCGTTTGTCGAGCTCGGCGACGCCGTCCGGTCGAGCGTGCTCCTCGTGATCGCGATCAGCGTCCCCGTCAGCGGCGCGTTCTGGCTGTACGCGCCGGCGTTCATCGACGTCTTAAGCAGCAACGAGGCGGCGATCGCCTACGGCGCCGACTACCTCCGCGTGGTCGGCCTCGGCGTCCCGTTCGCCGCGCTCAACCTCGTCGGCAGCCGCGTGCTGGTGGGCTGCGACGACGCCTACACCGCGATGCAGGTGCGGGCAGGCGGCGCGCTCGCGAACATCGTCCTCAGCGCGCTGTTCATCTTCGGCTTCGGCTGGGGCGTCGAGGGCGCCGCGGTCGGCACCGTCCTCTCGAACGTCCTCGCGGTCGCAGGGTTCACCGTCGGCCTCGTCCGCGGGAGCGCCCCGCTGGTCGGGGAGTTCCCGGTCGAAATCGACCCGGCCGGCTCGTATCTCAACCCCGGTATGCTCCGCGACCTCGTCGAGATCGGCGTGCCGGTCGGCGCGCGCAACCTCGTGTGGACGGCCGCCGAGTTCCCCATGCTCGCCATCCTCGACGTGTTCGGCGAGAACACCGTCGCCGCGTTCGTCATCGCCCGCCGCATCTGGGGGATCATGAACACGCCCGGCTGGGGATTCGGCCTCGCCTCCTCCAGCCTCGTCGGGCAGGAGCTCGGCGTCGAGCGTCCCGACGAGGCCGAGGCGTACGCCCGTGACATCATCCGCTTCTCGGTGGCGACGTACGCCGTCTCCGCGGTGCTGATCGCGACCTTCGCGACCGACATCGTCTCGCTGTTCGCCCAGTCGCCCACGAGCCCCGAGATCCCGATCGCCGTCGACCTCGTGTACGCGGCCTGCGCGGCCGTGATATTCCAAGGGGTCTCCGGCGGCGCGGCCGGTCCGCTCGACGCCGCTGGCGATACGAAGATCCCCTTCGCGAGCCAGTTCCTCGGCATGTTCTGCGTGTCGATACCCCTCGCGTACGTCGGCGCACACAGCTCGACGCCGGCGATCGACCTCCCTCTCGTCGGGGTCACGATCCCGGAGGTCGCGCTGCCCGCGATCGGCCTGTGGGGCTTGTACCTGGCGTTCATGGCCGAGACGACGATCCCCGCCGCGATCAACTACCTGCGGTTCCGCTCGGGCAAGTGGAAGAAGATCAGCGAGGCGTACCGCCCCGAGGCGACCGCGGACGACTGA
- the arcS gene encoding archaeosine synthase subunit alpha, with translation MTDYFEVHERDGAARLGAVRLADPVTTPALADPFLDDAGSLWAGHREVPNGDESALTVLPHRSFPAGTRDEVRESFAVEHPDAEFPSAAVVDSRSARDVGADAYLLSDAQGFVGHGEGFRDAIVRAKEALPPDAALGLSGVATPRNVALLAYAGVDLVDETLARTKGTQGMYLTADAEHFLEDLDELPCACPACAKPRSEFTRADCADHNVNALRAELRRVRERIRSGRLRDYIEGQARHEGWLTAAFREFDDQWGYLEQRTPLMRDAEVTAASAETLDRVEIRRFADRVTSRYRNRFTDQPLVLVPCSATKPYSDSQSHRQFHDAIQWRGHTVSMTSPIGVVPQELETTYPAQHYDSVVTGDWSEDEIGFVAEVLRRYLDRNDYSRVIAHVPEDGYREICERVEGDPAVDVDFEYTCVDHPTTDESLGELNAALQGEPAYSKREREHNTVRAIADYLLGDGAGDDLFGGRGADGEEAGDGDEADRYGGEADVRTTGRYPKLQVWADDPDAGREGEPGEQLATMVPQYGTLSFTLAGARRWVESDAPTKRVEIDAFVPHGSVLAPGVVDAADEIRVGDEVVVEGPKAFAVGRAAMSGPEMAESTRGVAVEVRHADEK, from the coding sequence ATGACCGACTACTTCGAGGTCCACGAGCGCGACGGCGCCGCCCGCCTCGGGGCGGTCCGCCTCGCCGACCCCGTGACGACGCCGGCGCTCGCGGACCCGTTCCTCGACGACGCCGGGAGCCTCTGGGCCGGCCACCGCGAGGTGCCCAACGGCGACGAGAGCGCGCTGACGGTGCTCCCGCACCGGTCGTTCCCGGCCGGCACGCGCGACGAGGTGCGCGAGTCGTTCGCGGTCGAGCATCCGGACGCAGAGTTCCCCTCCGCGGCGGTCGTCGACAGCCGGAGCGCCCGCGACGTGGGCGCCGACGCGTACCTCCTCTCGGACGCGCAGGGGTTCGTCGGCCACGGCGAGGGGTTCCGGGACGCGATCGTTCGGGCGAAGGAGGCCCTGCCGCCGGACGCCGCGCTCGGTCTCTCCGGCGTCGCCACGCCGCGGAACGTCGCCCTCCTCGCGTACGCCGGCGTCGACCTCGTCGACGAGACGCTCGCGCGGACGAAGGGGACACAGGGGATGTACCTCACCGCCGACGCGGAACACTTCCTCGAGGACCTCGACGAGCTCCCCTGCGCCTGTCCGGCCTGCGCGAAGCCCCGGAGCGAGTTCACGCGCGCCGACTGCGCCGACCACAACGTGAACGCGCTGCGCGCCGAACTCCGCCGCGTGCGCGAGCGCATTCGGTCGGGTCGCCTGCGTGATTATATCGAGGGACAGGCGCGCCACGAGGGGTGGCTCACGGCCGCGTTCCGCGAGTTCGACGATCAGTGGGGGTACCTCGAACAGCGGACGCCCCTGATGCGCGACGCCGAGGTGACGGCGGCGAGCGCCGAGACGCTCGACCGCGTCGAGATCCGGCGGTTCGCCGACCGCGTGACGAGCCGGTACCGGAACCGGTTCACCGACCAGCCGCTCGTCCTCGTCCCCTGTTCGGCCACCAAGCCGTACAGCGACTCCCAGAGCCACCGCCAGTTCCACGACGCGATCCAGTGGCGCGGCCACACTGTCTCGATGACCTCGCCGATCGGCGTGGTGCCCCAGGAGCTGGAGACGACCTACCCCGCGCAACACTACGACTCGGTCGTCACCGGCGACTGGAGCGAAGACGAGATCGGGTTCGTCGCGGAGGTGCTGCGGCGCTACCTCGACCGTAACGACTACTCGCGCGTGATCGCGCACGTCCCCGAGGACGGCTACCGCGAGATCTGCGAGCGCGTCGAGGGCGACCCCGCGGTCGACGTCGACTTCGAGTACACCTGCGTCGACCACCCGACGACGGACGAGTCGCTCGGCGAGCTGAACGCCGCACTCCAGGGCGAGCCCGCCTACAGCAAGCGCGAGCGCGAGCACAACACCGTCCGCGCCATCGCCGACTACCTCCTCGGCGACGGCGCGGGCGACGACCTCTTCGGCGGGCGCGGCGCGGACGGCGAGGAGGCCGGCGACGGCGACGAAGCGGACCGATACGGTGGCGAGGCCGACGTCCGTACCACCGGGCGCTACCCCAAGCTCCAGGTGTGGGCCGACGACCCCGACGCGGGCCGCGAGGGAGAACCGGGAGAGCAGTTAGCGACGATGGTTCCCCAGTACGGCACCCTATCCTTCACCCTCGCCGGCGCGCGCCGCTGGGTCGAGAGCGACGCGCCGACGAAGCGGGTCGAGATCGACGCGTTCGTCCCGCACGGCTCGGTGCTGGCGCCCGGCGTCGTCGACGCCGCCGACGAGATTCGGGTGGGCGACGAGGTCGTGGTCGAGGGGCCGAAGGCGTTCGCGGTCGGCCGCGCCGCGATGTCCGGCCCGGAGATGGCGGAGTCGACGCGGGGGGTCGCGGTCGAGGTGCGGCACGCCGACGAGAAGTGA